The DNA segment TGTGGAAGTGTCAGTTTTCTAGAGGCGGATGCACTTTTGAAGGGTTTGTGTGCGATTTAGCAAGAGTGGTCTGGGAATAACCTTCTTATTGAAGTGGAATATGATGCATTGAGGTCATTAAGCTCCTGAATAGGGAGGCCTTTTCGCTTGCAAAGATTGGAGTCCTCATCGACGATATTATTTTTGTTAGAAACATTGATAATGTTGCTAATTTTTGTCATATGCGTCGAATGGAGAACAATTCTGCTCATGCTATCGTAGCTTTAGCCTCCTCTCAAGGTTGCTCTTTGATCTGGAAAGTTGTTTTTCTAGATTGTGTTATTCCTCTCCTTGACGAGAGATGTTAGATGTGGTTGGTCGTTGTGTTGcttgtttaaaaaaaacataattttaatattaaattttaattaaaaataattaattctaaatttagTAAGATGCAATCTATTGAACAAAATATTGCTtgtaaatttatatatgaaaaaCACAGCATATGTATAAATAATACAAAGAGTATTTTAGAAAACATACATTGTAGATGGAAATTGTGTGGAAATGAAATCTGCAACTTTGAAGTGGTATAGACAGTAACCTAAAAAGGAAGGACAActattaatatgaattgaaaAATAATCACATTCAATgatcatatattaaaaaatgctTCCAACTTTGAAATAAAGTGATTACGATGTGGTAAATCAATATCTTTCACATACAAATTTTAGAACCTTCAGATGGAAAAATTAATGGCTGAAGCTTGACATTAGCAAAATGATTCCTCTTTGTCAAGTAGCTCATCAGTCAAGGAGGCTAAGGTTGAATATATAGCCTCACTTTTTGAGTGAAATCTGTCACCAGAAATGAATACATGGAACTTATTTTCCACAAAAACCCAACTACAACCAGCATTCTTCTTAACCTcctttcctttcattttcttccttaTTCTTCCCATCTGCTCCCAGTCTCCTTCTGCAGCATAGACATTAGCTAATTGCACGTATCGAGCTCCGTTTTCTCCTTCGATTACCAACAGTTTATCTTCTGCTTTTCTTGCAAGTTCAGCATTTCCATTGATCCTACAAGCATTCAGAAATGCTCCCCATATGACAGCATCCAACTGTATGGGAATCGTTTTCATGAATTCCAATGCCTTATCTAGTTGATTAGCCCTTCCATACAAATCAATCATACAAGCATAATGATCGATTTCAGGAATAATATTGTGATCACTAGACATAGAATCAAAAAAATGTTCGCCTAGTTCTACCGAACCGCCATGTCGACATGCAGAAAGTAGTGCAACGAAAGTGATTGCATCTGGTTTGAGATCATTTTCCATCATTTCCTTGAAAAGCTGGACTGCATCATTTTCCCACCCATGGTGAGCATAGCCAGCTATCATAATGTTGTAAATAATGGAATCCTTATCAGTAACTTCTCTAAAAATCCTTTCTGCATAAATGATACTTCCACATTTTGAGTACATATCAACCAACGAACTTGTCAGTTTCGTATCCAATTTGATGCCTGCTCGGACTATGTAACCGTGTATCTGCTTCCCGGGAGCCAGAGCAGCTTGTATAGCACAAGCGCCAATAATGCTgagaagaattaggacatcagGAACTGTTGCCTCCTTCCTATATTcagttaaaagttcaaaaactgCTTCACACTGCTGCAATTTAACATAACCAGAAAATAAAGCAGTCCAGACAACAGAATTCTTTTCATCCAAGGAATCAAAAAGCTTTCTGGCTTCTGCCATGTTACCTTGAGATGAATAGCCAACAATCATTGAAGTGATTGAATATACATTTCGCATCCTCAATTCTGAATTAACTGACTCTGCATACCTCATGTTATTGCACTTGCAGTAAACATCAACAAGTCCACTGCCAATGAAGGGATTGACAATCAGCCCATTCTTCAAAACATAAGCATGGACTTCCTTTCCATACTTCAAGCTCCTCAGATTGGAGCAAGCACTCAAGACACTTGCAAAAGTGTGTTCGTTCCACCCAACCGTTTCATCCGCCATACGAACGAATAACTTCAATGATTCTTGTTCATAACCATTCTGAACAAAACCCGAAATCATCGTGTTCCACGCTACAGCGTCATTTCGCTCCAATTCCTTCCAGAAAagatccatagccacatttatCTCCCCTTCTCTACAACAAGCTGCAACCATGGCATTTCTAGAGACCAAATCAACCACCTCACCACATCCATAATAAACTCTACAGGCGTCTTTAAAATATCCACACTTAGAGTACATATCAATCAGCGAACTTGCAGCAAACACACTTAAATCATTAGCAGTCTTCATCATGAAGGAATGCAACTGCTTTCCATAAGAAACCACACATAACTTAGCAGTTAAATTAAGCATGATTGTAAGACTGACGTCATCAATTCTGATCATATCAGGTGCCGTTTGCATTTTCCTAAAAAGCCCAAGGGCTTGAGCCTCATACCCATCAGAGCTAACATAACCAGACAACATAGAGTTGTAAGTAACCAAATCTCTATAGACAGCGGAGTCAAACAATGCCCGCGCTTGTGTCAAGTTCTGAGACTTAAGATACGCTGCTATTATAGCATTCCATGAGAAGACATTCCGTTCAGGCATTTCGTCGAACATTTTCTGGGCATCATTAAGGAGACCATGTTTGGCATATAAGGTTATGAGTTGGTTCGATGTGAAAATGGTCGGTGTAAATCCGGATTTGATGGCTTGGGTAAGGCTCAGTAACCCATGTATCAAATACTTCATTTACATATAAATATACTGCTCAACTTAAACGGCAGGCAGTGGGTTGAAACTGAATCAGGGTAAAGGTTTCAATGGGAAGAAAAAGagggagaagaggaagaaacaaTGCAAAACGGCAACTTTATAAGCTTGCTAATGATCGAAGGTTTGTCTCTATTGTATTAGCCTTTTTGTACCTCAACGGCTAAAATGTAACAAAAAAACAACAAACTAATAGTACGAAGGATGGAATTGGAAACAAGAAAAATATTGCAAGATGGATCGAAGTGCTTCACTAATTTCTACCTAGGATTATAATAAAAAACTactggtttggtttggttttttagtaCAAAATTGGACATATTGAAttgtattaaaagaaaataaaaaagtgttaGTTTCGATcagttttttatttaaaaaacaaatcaaGACGGTTCAGGGTACATACCCTTAAAAATATACTCTAAGATTAAGacttttttagtattttaattattatgaacatgtatatttgttgtttacacaaaaaaaaaaaaaaagatacattATTACGGAGAATGTATGTTTGTCATTTAGAAAAGTGCCAAGAAAGGAAACgaaaatgttcaatttcaaactataaaaaagaaaataaacccAATTGTAATTTGAGAATAGTAAAAATGACTCATTCAAAGAAAAAAgtggaaagaaaaataaaaaccgaaagaaaaagaaaagaaaatgataaaaaccaAGAACTAAACTGAGAACCAACGATAATAAATTGAACTAAATAAAAACCACTTTATTGGTTTTGTTCTTTATCGGACATTGGTTTAGATCGCTTCTTTGTAAAACCAAATGATTTGATTTGGTTCTTGATTAACCCCAAAATCGACAAAATCAAATCGACTATCACACCTACTTTTACCAATAACCTTGAAATTCTCCTCCCTCATTTCACTAAGCCATTAGGTACTTCACTCTAATTTAAGAGGCATTGTCCTAAATTAAACTcactaaaataaattgaaagtaaATACTAATCTAATTGCTTGAAAATTAAGTTTCCACTAATTCTAAATAGAAAAAAACCTACAACGGCCATATCAAGAACATGTGGGCTCCATTTTCAATTTCTAGTGCAACAAATAAAGATTAGGGATTCAACcttcaattatattaattactatAAAGTTATGCTCATTTGGTTTCATTTGATATTggtttttagattttagttttgaaCATTATACTTTTTTTTCGCCCAATATAATCCATCAAGTACAATTCAATCTTTATAGTTTTAGATTCGTAACAATTTGTCCTTTTAACTTTActatattacattttttattttataatttaaaatttgtgacAATTTTGTTTTAGTGATTTAAAAGTACCaaggattttgaaaattttataaagGTGTAACAAATATTTTTAGGTATATGGATGATATATCTTAGAAGATGAAGGCggtttggattgacttaagaaaaa comes from the Benincasa hispida cultivar B227 chromosome 5, ASM972705v1, whole genome shotgun sequence genome and includes:
- the LOC120077342 gene encoding putative pentatricopeptide repeat-containing protein At3g18840, yielding MESSAQRRINLIHRHLLSLPCEFNNALNPAPTNSGSGVAEPVIVGGMVLDIHAIPSISAVPRSTTPGKINYILGGVARNVAECMSKLGTNPFLISVVGHDMAGNLLFENWRLAGISTEGIRKQKDINTAVVCAVVDVHGELAAAVASVEAIEKFLTPDWIEQFKSNIRAAPVLMVDANLNPFALEVSCQIAAEYNTPVWFEPVSVAKSRRIASVVKYISFTSPNEDELIAMANALSGQDLFSPIKQDNSIAIESFFEQLKSAAWVLLEKGIKVVILTVGSRGVLVCSKGRPSFMKISSKEEINKDRSSSQLFRTLATSCPPNMYAVSPETEKSSFLFAMHFPALPASVVRLTGCGDCLVGGMLASICAGLNIYQSTAIGIAAAKAAVETENNVPQEFHSAKIADDARLVYKAGRFYLIHGLLSLTQAIKSGFTPTIFTSNQLITLYAKHGLLNDAQKMFDEMPERNVFSWNAIIAAYLKSQNLTQARALFDSAVYRDLVTYNSMLSGYVSSDGYEAQALGLFRKMQTAPDMIRIDDVSLTIMLNLTAKLCVVSYGKQLHSFMMKTANDLSVFAASSLIDMYSKCGYFKDACRVYYGCGEVVDLVSRNAMVAACCREGEINVAMDLFWKELERNDAVAWNTMISGFVQNGYEQESLKLFVRMADETVGWNEHTFASVLSACSNLRSLKYGKEVHAYVLKNGLIVNPFIGSGLVDVYCKCNNMRYAESVNSELRMRNVYSITSMIVGYSSQGNMAEARKLFDSLDEKNSVVWTALFSGYVKLQQCEAVFELLTEYRKEATVPDVLILLSIIGACAIQAALAPGKQIHGYIVRAGIKLDTKLTSSLVDMYSKCGSIIYAERIFREVTDKDSIIYNIMIAGYAHHGWENDAVQLFKEMMENDLKPDAITFVALLSACRHGGSVELGEHFFDSMSSDHNIIPEIDHYACMIDLYGRANQLDKALEFMKTIPIQLDAVIWGAFLNACRINGNAELARKAEDKLLVIEGENGARYVQLANVYAAEGDWEQMGRIRKKMKGKEVKKNAGCSWVFVENKFHVFISGDRFHSKSEAIYSTLASLTDELLDKEESFC